GGCGCATTCGAGATATTGAGAGAAGCTTTTACGCGATTGAGGATCTGCAAGGGGCATTAACACAGATAACTACAACTACGCTCCGAGAAATCATTGCCCAAAATACCCTAGAGCAGACCAACGTCTCTAGAGCAGAGATGGACTCAGCTATATTAGATCAGTTGAATAATGTAACGGCAGATTGGGGAGTTGAGATTCTCCGGTTAGATATTCAGAGAATTACCCTACCTGAAAGTGTGCGAAAGTCTAGAGAAGAGGAGCAAGCCGCCGTCATCAAAAAACGGGCGCTAATTACCGAAGCCGAAGGGGAAAAGGAAGCTGCTATTAAGAAAGCAGAAGGAACTATGGCTTCAGTGCAAATCATCTCCCAAGCTCTCCGTTCCAATCCAGATAGTAGAGACATTTTGCGGTATCTCGTGGCTCAAGATTATGTAGATGCTAGCCAAAAACTTGGTGAGAGCAGTAATGCCAAAATTGTCTTTGTCGACCCAGCTAACTCAAGTGAAATGTTTCAGGAGTTGATAGCCGAGTCAGTAACACAAGAAGGTAACGGCAAAAAAAACGAAGAACGGTAATACCTAGCAATCATGCTGTATAGGTTGTCTCAATAGGGCATCGGCTACTAGTGAAACATCGTGCATTTCTTGAACATCGTGAACTCGGAGGATATCAGCACCATTAAAAATAGCAGTACAACAAGCTGCTGCCGTTCCCCAAACTCGTGCTTTGGGATCTGGTTGATTTAAAATGCGACCAATGAAACTTTTACGGGATGCTCCTACCAAGATAGGACAATTGAGTGTTGTTAGCGATCGCAAGCCGCGGAAAATTTCTAAATTTTGCTCATAGTTCTTAGCAAAACCAATACCAGGATCAATAATAATTTTATCCAGATCAATGCCCGCAGTCGTTGCTGCCTGAACTTGGCGAGCCAAAAAACTAGAAATTTCACCGAGCAAATCTTGATAATCAGTCTGTTGTTGCATCGTCTGTGGTGTCCCACGGATGTGCATTAAAATTATCGGCACACTTAACTCTGCAACTGTCGGCAACATTTCTGAGTCAAAAGTGCCGCCAGAAATATCATTAATAATATCCGCTCCAGCTTCTACAGATGCCTTGGCTACAGCCGCACGGGTTGTATCTACAGAAATCGGGACTGAAATTTCTGGTCTTAGCACCTGTAACACCGATAACACCCGGTCAAGTTCCTCCGCCAGAGTTATTTGCTTTGCCCCTGGCCGAGTTGATTGACCGCCCACATCGATAATGTCAGCACCAGCAGCTACCAGTGCTTGCGCCTGCACTAAAGCCGCAGAGGTAGTGTTAAACTCACCCCCATCACTAAAGCTATCAGGCGTTACATTCAAAATACCCATCAAATAAGTTCGCTGTCCCCAATCGAAACAGCGTCCTCGAATTATTAAATTGCTTGGCATAAATCTACATTAGGCATTCCCATGCTCTGCATGGGAACGAAAATAAGGCACATTACACTAAGTGAAAATTCACAATCCGAGCGAAACTCTCCGGTTCTAAACTTGCTCCTCCGACTAAAACGCCATCGATTTCTGGTTGAGCCATGATTTCATCAATATTATTTGGCTTCACTGAGCCACCATATTGAATTGATACATTTGGATTACTCAACTGGCTCCGAATTAAGCCAATTATTCGATTAGCTTCCACTGCTTCACAAGTTTCACCAGTGCCAATTGCCCAAATTGGCTCGTAGGCAATCACCAAATTATTCTGATCGATATCTACCAAACCTTTGTCGAGTTGGAGAGCAATCAGTGATTCAGTTTCTCCTGCATCTCGTTGTTGTTTAGTTTCACCAACACAGAGAATTGGAGTCAAACCAAACCTTTGAGCAGTTCGGAGGCGCAGATTAACAGTTGCGTCCGTTTCACCAAAGTATTGCCGTCGTTCGCTATGACCGACAATCACAAAGCGCACACCGCTTTCTGTCAGCATCGGGCCAGAAATCTCACCCGTATAGGCTCCAAATTCTTCCCAATGGATATTTTGTGCCCCCAGTTGGATGAGGCTACCGTGCAAAGTCTTGGACAAAACGCTTAAATCAGTGAAAGGAGGACACAATATTACTTCTCGCCCTTGGGGGGTTTCCTCTAAGTGGGGCAAAAATCCTTGCAAAAACTCCTGAGTCTCTGCCTGGGTTTTGAACATTTTCCAGTTGCCGGCAATAACGATTTTCCGCACAGGTAATTTAGTCAAGATCCTAACGCGTTATTTAGATGCATTTTTCAGTTTATGACTTTTTGTTAGCCATTAGTCATTGGTCAAGAGTTATTCTCCTCTGCTCCACAAACC
The Nostoc punctiforme PCC 73102 genome window above contains:
- the folP gene encoding dihydropteroate synthase, with product MPSNLIIRGRCFDWGQRTYLMGILNVTPDSFSDGGEFNTTSAALVQAQALVAAGADIIDVGGQSTRPGAKQITLAEELDRVLSVLQVLRPEISVPISVDTTRAAVAKASVEAGADIINDISGGTFDSEMLPTVAELSVPIILMHIRGTPQTMQQQTDYQDLLGEISSFLARQVQAATTAGIDLDKIIIDPGIGFAKNYEQNLEIFRGLRSLTTLNCPILVGASRKSFIGRILNQPDPKARVWGTAAACCTAIFNGADILRVHDVQEMHDVSLVADALLRQPIQHDC
- the tpiA gene encoding triose-phosphate isomerase is translated as MRKIVIAGNWKMFKTQAETQEFLQGFLPHLEETPQGREVILCPPFTDLSVLSKTLHGSLIQLGAQNIHWEEFGAYTGEISGPMLTESGVRFVIVGHSERRQYFGETDATVNLRLRTAQRFGLTPILCVGETKQQRDAGETESLIALQLDKGLVDIDQNNLVIAYEPIWAIGTGETCEAVEANRIIGLIRSQLSNPNVSIQYGGSVKPNNIDEIMAQPEIDGVLVGGASLEPESFARIVNFHLV
- a CDS encoding SPFH domain-containing protein, which gives rise to MEPIIAIVLALIGYALGSAKLINQGNEALVERLGRYHRKLKPGLNFIVPLVDQIVMEDTTREQFTDIKPQNVITQDNIYVEVDAIVYWRIRDIERSFYAIEDLQGALTQITTTTLREIIAQNTLEQTNVSRAEMDSAILDQLNNVTADWGVEILRLDIQRITLPESVRKSREEEQAAVIKKRALITEAEGEKEAAIKKAEGTMASVQIISQALRSNPDSRDILRYLVAQDYVDASQKLGESSNAKIVFVDPANSSEMFQELIAESVTQEGNGKKNEER